The genomic DNA ATATGAAAAAATTATTAAGTATATTAGGAACAGTAGGAATGATTTCACAGCTTCAAGTGCTGTTGTTGCATGTCCTAAAAAAACTACTCAAGCGTGATCTTTTAAAGGGGACTTTAAATCTGAAATTTTAATTAAAGAAGGAGAAGTTAAAGAATTAAGCATAGAAGTTGTTAGTCCAAAAAAAAATGCTGACATAAAAGTAGAAACAAAAAATACAAATGGTGTTGAAGCAAAAGTTATATTTGCTAAAGATGAAAACGGAGATGGTAAAATTCAATTAGTTTTAACAGGATTAAAAGCAAAAGAAACTGCAGAAGTTACTTTAACATATGGAAAAACAGTTGATGTAATTAATGTAACAGTTGCAGAAAAAACTAATCAAGTAGCTCTTGATCTCTCTACTTTTACACAAGAAGAAAAAACTATTTATGTTAAACCTATAAATGAAACAAATGCAACTCAAGAAGATATAAAATTAATTAACAATAAGTTTAATACTAGCTTAGCAAAAGAAGAGTTTAAATTTACTTATATTCATAGTGAAAATGAAAGTGAAAAAACTTTAAAAGTTGAACCAGGAGAAGGTAAAACTTCATCCAAAGGATCAGTAACATTCTCATTTAAAGAAGGAAGTAAAATGCATTTAAACTCTTCTTTTGATTAACAAAAATTGATGTTAAAGATGCCAAACAAGACACAGCTGAAGTAGGTATGTTAAGTGCTATTAATCAAGCATATAAGTTATTTCAAAATAAAGAAGGAGAAATAATAAAAAATGAATTTGTGTTTTCAGAATTTAAAGCTCCAACAAGTAGCGCTGAAGGATCAATTACAGTTACTGCAAAATTATCTAGTGCTCGTGTTGAGGGACATGTAGTTTTTGTTTTAAAGCTGGTTTAAAAAAACAATATAATCATTTATTTAATATATAAATAAATGATTTTTTTTATAACTAAAAACTTATAGATTTTTAAATATAATAAGATTTATTTTGAAATATTTTATTAATGTGTCTCACTTTTTAACATTTTTGTCTCACTTTTTAACATTTTTGTCTCATTTTTTAATAAACATATATAATTAAATTGGTGATAAAATGAAAGCGCAAATACATTTAAAGGACTTAATAAATATTATAGAAAAGGTTCGTAATAATATAGATAAAGAAACAATAAGTATTTTAAAAAGTTTGAGTAAAGATATATCAAATCAAGGTTATAGTAAAGAAGCTTCTTATATTTTAGACCTTATGGGAATAGACTCAGTAACTTTTGCAAATAAAGATGTCTTATTTGGCAATGATAAAAATTTTGAATTATTAACTTTAGAAAATAATTATAAGGATTTTTTAATAAATGATAATGATGTCACTTATTTTAGACTAAAAAAGATTTTAGAAAATGAAAAGGTTTTATATAAATTTAATGGTATTAAATTAATCATAGAAGGTAGACCAGGCTCAGGGAAAACAAGTTTGATAAAAAATCTAGCAAAATCATTAGAAAAAAAACTTTATTCTGTAAGTGCAGCAAAAATAGTTTCTTCTAAACTTGGTGAAACACAAAAAAATATAGAAACATTATTTCAAGAGATAAATCAATGTAATGATGCAATTATATTATTTGATGAGTTCGATTCTTTAATTGGTTCAAGAGACAGAAACATAAATGATGAATATCACAGAATGATAGGAGTATTTAATAATTGTGTCGATAATTTAAAACCTGGTTTAATATTTGTGGCTATAACAAATAAACAAAATTTTATAGATGAATCTACTATTAGAAGATTTAATATGAAAATCACAATGAATAATATTGATATAGCAAAATTGATGTTATTGCTACAAGATAAGTCGAAGGGTTTAGAAATTAATTTTAATGAAAAGTTAATTGAAAAAATATTTTCTACATTCATTGATGAAATAAATTATTCTTTCCCTGAAGAAATTATTTTAAATGCAATTCTTTATGAACAGGAAGTTGAACAAGCAGCAATAAAATTATTAAATATTGATGAAAATCAGTTACTAGAAAAAGGTTTTTCATTAAGGGATTTACAAACTATAACAGGCATGAGTCGATCCACACTTCAAAGAATGTATTCGAAGGAGACTGGTTAAGAAATGGCAAATATATATAAAATCAAGGAACCTTCAACTGAATTACAAACAAATGGTAGAGATACAATTAATTACGCTAAATGAACTTTTGATATAAGAAAAAAGGTAGATGAAATTATATCAACTTTAGAAAAAATGATAGTTATCTTTGATAATTACAAAATCTTTCAAATTATGCCCATTTCTGTTACTTACAATAAAATTGTACCTAAAACTTCCAGAATAAAGCATATGTTTTTAATGGGAAATAACCCAAAGCAGATTAGTGCAGAATATTTATCTGATGGAAAAAAAGTTTCTAAAATAAGATTAATTTATGGATGTGATAAAAAAGCATTATTATTTACATTAGAAAAACTCAAAAACATATCAAACAATTTATCTAAATGTAATTTTGAAATAGAGTTTAATAAAAAATTAGAAAATAAAAAAATAAAAACTATATCAAGTGAATCTTATAATAAGTCAATAAATAGTTGGATAAAATTAAACTATAAAGAACTTAAAAATAAAGATCTTTGAATAATTAATGACTTGATTTATATTGAAAAAATAGAAATAAAAAAATATGCAAAAATAGACAAACCACAAATTTTTTCTTTTTTAAATATTAAAAAAGTTGAAGAAATAAAAACTCTTTTAGAAAAAGAAGGAGTTAACTTTAATTTTGATTCATACATTGGGTCTGAATTCTGAAATTTAGATATTGAAACAACCAATAAAATTATTGAATTATATCCATTTTTGTTTTCTTTTATGACAAGCGATGATGAAATAGAAATTTTAGATAAAGAATTAGAACAAGAATTGAAAAAAGACTTAGAAAAGAAAAATAAATTGAAATTTAATAATACAATAATTGGAGTTTTTGATTCTGCTGTAAAGCTTCCAGGGTATTTAAACGTAGTAGAATCACATGAAAATTTATTACCAATTAATAAAAATAGAGATTTTGAACATGGTACAGAAGTTATTTCGGTATTAGCATGTAATGATTTAATAAATAAAAATAAAGATAATTTAGGATGTTTCAAAATAAAACTATTTGAGGTTTTACCGCAAGGAAAAATATTGACTTCTTATTTAATGAGACAAATAGAGTTAGCTGTTAAAAAAAATTATAAATCAATAAAAGTGTGAAATATATCAATAGGTTGCTATAAAAATGGTAATAAAGTATCGATTTTTGGTAAACTCCTTGATGTATTACAGTATAAATATGATGTTCAATTTATTGTATCAGCAGGTAACGAGAAAGCTAATAATTTAACTTCTCCTGGTGATTCTTTATCTTCTATTTCTGTAGGAAGTGTTTATAAAAATTACAATGGGGAAACTAATATATGTGAATACTCTGGGTCATCTAAAATCTTTGGTTTTTATAACAAGCCTAATACATATGAGTATGGAAATAATAATAAACAAGTAGATTGAGATAAAAATTATTTATATACTTTAAATTCAAAAGAAAAAATTTGCATTAGTGATGGAACTTCTTTTACAACTCCATTGGTTACAAGAAAATATGCTTATTTATTGGAAAAATTTAAATTACAAACATATACTACAAGAGCGTTAATTAATTATTTAGCTAAAATTGATAAAAATAACATATCTAATTTAGATGTTTTAAAAAACAAAGATGAAATTTTTTTATTTATTGAAGGTTCAATAAAACAAAAAAGTAAAAAGGAAATTACTATTAAATTACCTAAAAGCAATAATAAAACGGAGTTTGCAATATCGTACTCATTGTCTTATAATGTGCCAAATCAATTGACACTTGGTGATGAATATTGTTCTTCTGATATTGCATTTAGAATTGCAGAAACAGTTGATAATAAAAGATCTAATATAGTAAAACTAAAAAAAGATAAGGATAGTATTGATGGTGTTTCTGCTAATGAAGATTACCTAAGAAAACATTTTGGAAAATATAATCCAAATAGAGTTATATTGGACTCAGACTTTTTAGAAAATAATAAAAAAACAACAAAAAATATAACAAATGTTTTCTCTTTTGTAGTACAAAGAGTAGATTTAATTGATAATATTTTTCCTGAAATTAAATATGGAATTGTAGTTCATTTAAAACCACTTGTTGAAAAGTGCTTATCTGATTTTGCGATGAATAATAGAGAATTAATTATAGAAAACCTTAGCAATGTTTTTGAAAGTGAAGAGATAGAACTAGATGTGATTTAAAAAAATGCTTTTAATATCTTTAACAAAACCATTTTATATATTTTTAAATAACTTTAAAATTCCTATATTAATAAACTCTTAATAAACTTAAGAGTTTTTTACACATATAAGTGTTATTATATTTTTAAGATTTTTAAAGGAGGCAGTTATGAAAAAATTAATTAGCATGTTATCAACATTATTTTTAACAACTACATCTGTGTTATCAATAAATGCATGTACAGGAGATAAGAACAGCTCTAGTTCAAGTAATGAAAATAATCAACAAGTCGATAAAAAAGTTGATTTAAATGATATTCCTGTAAAAATACTAAAACATCTATCCAATAGTTTAGAAGATGCAAAAGCAGAAGCAGTAGCAATACTAAAAAATTATAATAGTTCATTAAAAGAGGGAGAAGATTATAATTTTGATAAGAGTTATTTTAGTAGATCAACACCTTTATATTCTGGTTGATTAAAAGTGGTTTCATTAGAAAAAAGTAAAATTATAAAAGGATATATAATATTTGCTTTAGAATATGTTGATGATAGAATAAGTGTTAATAAACTATCAATCCCAAATAACTCAACAGCATACAATGAAGAAGCTTGAAAAAGTATTGTAACAAACGCTTTATTAGAACTTAATACCAATGTCAAAGAAAATATCGATTATACATTTTCGGATATAGAAGAAATAGATATATATGGTCGTTTTTTATCAGGACATGTTTATGCAACTAGAAATAGTATTTATTTAAAAGGCGAAACTTATCAAATAAATATAAAAAAATATTAGTCTAGATTAAAATTACAAACTTATTCTATTATTTAGAATAAGTTTTTTTATATAACTGAATATTTTAGTTTTTAGTGTTAATTAAATAAATGTTAAAATCATAAAAAAAAGGAATGAAATTATATGAAAAAATTAAAAATTGTATTAATGTCTTTAACTTTAGCTATTAGTTCTTCATCTTTATTAATAGCATGTAAAACACCAAGTAATAAAGAAAGTCAAGATAAAAGATTTGACTTAGAAACTATTGCTTCTCAAAGTGCCATAGTTAGTCCTTTTACTACTAGTGAATTAAGTGTAAAACAATTAATTGTAGAAAAACTTTTATATATAACAAGTTTAAACTTAGTAGAAAATGAAGATTTTATATTTACAAAATACACTCCTATGAGTGAATCTTATAATGGAAGTGTTATTGTAAATGCTACTTCAAATAATTCAAAAATAAAGAACTCTAAAGAGTTTGTAATTCAAAATTCTTATTTTAAATCAAAAAATTAGATCAAATAAAAACTACAAGTTTATATCCAAGCAATAATACTTTTGAAGCTGCTAAAAAAGCTGTTTTAGCAGAAGTATCTTTGTTTTTAAATTTTAATAGTTTTTGTAGAAAGTGATTTAAATTTTAATAAAAGTAATTTTAAAGCAGCTTCAAAAGATAGTGATGGATATTTTAAGTTAAGTTCAAATAATATATTCAAATTTGCAAAAGAAAAAGAATTTAAAATGGCTTATTCAAATAATGAAGATCAAAAAATAAGTTTATCAAAAATTGAAAATGATACATCTTTAACACCTATGGATAATGAAGATTCTAATGTTTTAAATGATGCTTTAAGTTATATAAAAACAAATTTAAAGGTTAAAAATATTGAAGAAAATGATTTTATTTATGAATTTAGAAAAGCATCTCCAATACAAAATGGATACATAAGTATTATTGCAAATGATAGTTCATCTATAATTAAAGGAAAAGTTATTTTTAAAGTTATTTTTAAAGTTAATCGAACAAATATTGCTTCACTAGGTTGAAATATATTAGGACCTGAAGCAAATGATTTTGCTTCACTCACAGGAAAAGCAATAGATTTTATAAAATTAAAAAATAAAAATGCTATTTTAGGTATAGATTATGATTTTGATGAATTTAAAAGCTATATGCCAACAAGTAATGGTAAACCTGGTGAATTATTAGTATATGCAATTGAAAGTAGTTTAATCTTTAATGGAAGTTTGAATG from Spiroplasma tabanidicola includes the following:
- a CDS encoding ATP-binding protein; its protein translation is MKAQIHLKDLINIIEKVRNNIDKETISILKSLSKDISNQGYSKEASYILDLMGIDSVTFANKDVLFGNDKNFELLTLENNYKDFLINDNDVTYFRLKKILENEKVLYKFNGIKLIIEGRPGSGKTSLIKNLAKSLEKKLYSVSAAKIVSSKLGETQKNIETLFQEINQCNDAIILFDEFDSLIGSRDRNINDEYHRMIGVFNNCVDNLKPGLIFVAITNKQNFIDESTIRRFNMKITMNNIDIAKLMLLLQDKSKGLEINFNEKLIEKIFSTFIDEINYSFPEEIILNAILYEQEVEQAAIKLLNIDENQLLEKGFSLRDLQTITGMSRSTLQRMYSKETG
- a CDS encoding S8 family serine peptidase; the encoded protein is MANIYKIKEPSTELQTNGRDTINYAKWTFDIRKKVDEIISTLEKMIVIFDNYKIFQIMPISVTYNKIVPKTSRIKHMFLMGNNPKQISAEYLSDGKKVSKIRLIYGCDKKALLFTLEKLKNISNNLSKCNFEIEFNKKLENKKIKTISSESYNKSINSWIKLNYKELKNKDLWIINDLIYIEKIEIKKYAKIDKPQIFSFLNIKKVEEIKTLLEKEGVNFNFDSYIGSEFWNLDIETTNKIIELYPFLFSFMTSDDEIEILDKELEQELKKDLEKKNKLKFNNTIIGVFDSAVKLPGYLNVVESHENLLPINKNRDFEHGTEVISVLACNDLINKNKDNLGCFKIKLFEVLPQGKILTSYLMRQIELAVKKNYKSIKVWNISIGCYKNGNKVSIFGKLLDVLQYKYDVQFIVSAGNEKANNLTSPGDSLSSISVGSVYKNYNGETNICEYSGSSKIFGFYNKPNTYEYGNNNKQVDWDKNYLYTLNSKEKICISDGTSFTTPLVTRKYAYLLEKFKLQTYTTRALINYLAKIDKNNISNLDVLKNKDEIFLFIEGSIKQKSKKEITIKLPKSNNKTEFAISYSLSYNVPNQLTLGDEYCSSDIAFRIAETVDNKRSNIVKLKKDKDSIDGVSANEDYLRKHFGKYNPNRVILDSDFLENNKKTTKNITNVFSFVVQRVDLIDNIFPEIKYGIVVHLKPLVEKCLSDFAMNNRELIIENLSNVFESEEIELDVI